A stretch of Kyrpidia spormannii DNA encodes these proteins:
- a CDS encoding HypC/HybG/HupF family hydrogenase formation chaperone has translation MCLAVPGQILSIEGEGRTAMVDMGGVKRRVSLELLDDVRVGQYVLVHVGFALQTIDEAEARETLEILETYFREELEAETGGGDPRG, from the coding sequence ATGTGTTTGGCAGTACCGGGGCAAATCCTGTCCATCGAAGGGGAAGGGCGCACGGCCATGGTGGACATGGGCGGGGTGAAGCGACGGGTGAGTCTGGAGCTTTTGGACGATGTCCGGGTGGGTCAATATGTGCTGGTGCACGTAGGGTTTGCCCTCCAAACGATCGACGAGGCCGAAGCCCGGGAGACCCTTGAGATACTGGAAACGTATTTTCGAGAGGAGTTGGAGGCGGAGACGGGAGGAGGTGATCCGAGGGGATGA